One Succinispira mobilis DSM 6222 genomic window carries:
- a CDS encoding transposase, translating into MAGIKKTYTPEFKKKMVKLVLEEGRQMKSVNQEYNLGEGSLRKWIRDYSEECETNPELNNKKNQMAEILKLRKELAEAKKENDFLKKAAAFFAKELD; encoded by the coding sequence ATGGCAGGAATAAAAAAAACTTACACACCAGAATTCAAGAAAAAAATGGTGAAATTAGTCCTTGAAGAAGGACGTCAAATGAAAAGTGTAAATCAAGAATACAATCTAGGTGAAGGTAGTTTGCGTAAATGGATTCGTGACTACAGTGAAGAATGCGAAACAAATCCAGAATTAAATAATAAAAAAAACCAAATGGCGGAAATCTTAAAGTTACGTAAGGAATTAGCTGAAGCCAAAAAGGAAAATGACTTCTTAAAAAAAGCCGCCGCATTCTTCGCAAAGGAACTAGATTAG